The Peribacillus sp. FSL E2-0218 genome contains a region encoding:
- a CDS encoding DHA2 family efflux MFS transporter permease subunit produces the protein MASQTISINENKGMKQFAPMLIILMLGLFMVILNQTLLSVAMPRMMAEFNVAATTIQWLSTGFMLVNGALIPLSAFLIERFGTRILFLAAMFLFTIGTLICGIAPNFPIILTGRLIQAAGGGILQPLVMTIILFIFPPEMRGKGMGIFGLAIMFAPAIGPTLSGWVIQEYSWRVMFYAMVPLGIIIIILALLSMRNVAEPKKIKLDLLGASLSLIGVASLLYGVSEAGSKGWTDSIVLGTIIIGIILLTLFVVQQLKSDTPMLDFRVFKYDMFVLSNIISAIVTVAMFTGIFLLPIYLQTLRGFTPVQSGLLMLPGALVMMVMSPISGALFDKVGPRPLALIGLGITAVTTFEFANLTTDTTYSTLVIIYAIRALGMSMLMMPIMTAGMNQLPKYLNTHGTAMSNTLKQVTGAIGTSFVTTIYTNRATFHGTSLGMDMSTSDPGFVQNFQAIVQSIMSTMNQTSEQARETAMSLISAQIQGKANVMGINDAFFWATGFAVVGIVLSLFLRDVRKDKVVIQQAQEEKLDVPLLPSPVKKSV, from the coding sequence ATGGCTTCTCAAACAATCTCAATAAACGAAAACAAGGGCATGAAGCAGTTCGCCCCGATGTTAATTATCTTAATGCTGGGTTTGTTCATGGTCATTTTGAACCAAACCCTGCTTAGTGTCGCCATGCCGAGGATGATGGCCGAATTTAATGTAGCTGCGACTACGATACAATGGTTATCAACTGGTTTCATGCTGGTAAATGGGGCCTTGATTCCACTGTCCGCTTTCCTGATAGAACGATTTGGCACGAGGATCCTGTTCTTGGCCGCGATGTTTCTATTCACGATCGGAACACTCATTTGCGGTATAGCACCCAATTTCCCAATCATCCTCACAGGCAGGCTGATTCAGGCTGCTGGCGGAGGAATCCTGCAGCCATTGGTCATGACGATCATTCTTTTTATCTTCCCTCCAGAAATGCGCGGAAAAGGTATGGGAATCTTCGGCTTGGCTATCATGTTCGCTCCTGCCATCGGACCGACTTTATCCGGTTGGGTCATTCAGGAATATAGCTGGCGGGTCATGTTCTACGCAATGGTTCCATTAGGCATAATCATCATCATACTTGCCTTATTAAGTATGCGGAATGTAGCGGAGCCCAAAAAGATCAAATTGGACCTATTGGGAGCCTCGCTATCCTTGATAGGTGTCGCCTCCCTCTTATACGGTGTCAGTGAAGCAGGTTCCAAAGGCTGGACGGATTCGATCGTTCTCGGAACGATCATCATCGGGATCATCCTGCTGACCCTATTTGTGGTGCAACAGCTAAAATCGGATACACCAATGCTCGACTTCCGTGTATTTAAATATGACATGTTCGTATTATCGAATATCATTTCGGCCATCGTTACAGTTGCCATGTTTACAGGCATTTTCTTATTGCCGATTTATTTACAGACGCTTAGAGGATTCACACCTGTTCAATCCGGACTGTTGATGTTGCCTGGTGCCCTTGTCATGATGGTGATGTCACCCATTTCAGGAGCGCTATTCGACAAAGTCGGTCCACGTCCATTAGCATTGATCGGGTTAGGAATTACTGCTGTCACGACCTTCGAATTCGCTAATTTGACTACAGATACGACGTATTCGACTTTGGTCATCATCTATGCCATCCGTGCCCTTGGAATGTCCATGCTGATGATGCCGATCATGACAGCAGGGATGAACCAGCTGCCGAAGTACTTGAATACTCATGGAACGGCGATGAGCAATACGCTGAAACAAGTGACCGGAGCAATCGGTACCAGCTTCGTCACAACCATCTATACAAATCGCGCTACTTTCCATGGAACTTCCTTGGGAATGGATATGAGTACGAGTGATCCCGGATTTGTCCAGAATTTCCAGGCTATTGTCCAATCCATCATGAGCACGATGAATCAAACGAGTGAGCAGGCACGGGAAACAGCAATGTCATTGATTTCCGCCCAAATTCAAGGAAAAGCAAATGTAATGGGTATCAATGATGCATTCTTTTGGGCAACGGGCTTCGCAGTTGTCGGAATCGTACTCTCACTGTTTTTACGTGACGTCCGTAAGGATAAAGTAGTAATCCAACAAGCTCAAGAAGAAAAATTGGATGTACCTTTACTGCCTTCACCAGTGAAAAAATCGGTTTAA
- a CDS encoding HlyD family efflux transporter periplasmic adaptor subunit codes for MNRGRLVLVNVIGLVIILAVVAGGAFYYYESTNFIKTDEAKVSGDLYTIVAPAAGKLADWDLEEGDSVSKNDKVANVATAAGKETVKTAAQGTVVKTQVHDDQLVQAGQTLAQTIDMNDLSITANIEENKLKKIEKGDSVDIIIDGDSDTVFEGTLEQIGYATTSVFSVMGNQNSSGNYTKVTQKVPVKISIKAPSDKVLPGMNAEVKISTN; via the coding sequence GTGAATAGAGGACGTTTAGTTTTAGTCAATGTCATTGGTTTGGTTATTATATTAGCGGTTGTGGCCGGTGGGGCTTTTTACTATTATGAAAGCACGAATTTCATAAAAACGGATGAAGCGAAAGTTTCAGGAGATTTGTATACGATCGTTGCACCTGCTGCCGGTAAGCTAGCGGATTGGGATTTAGAAGAAGGTGACAGTGTCAGCAAAAATGACAAAGTGGCGAATGTAGCCACTGCAGCAGGAAAAGAAACGGTAAAAACAGCAGCACAAGGTACTGTCGTTAAAACTCAGGTACATGATGATCAACTAGTTCAAGCGGGTCAAACATTGGCTCAAACCATCGATATGAATGATTTGTCCATCACAGCTAATATCGAAGAGAATAAATTGAAAAAAATTGAAAAAGGTGACAGCGTCGATATCATCATTGATGGAGATTCCGATACCGTCTTCGAAGGTACATTGGAACAAATTGGTTATGCTACAACTTCCGTCTTTTCCGTGATGGGCAATCAAAACAGCAGCGGAAACTATACGAAAGTCACGCAAAAAGTACCAGTTAAAATTTCCATTAAAGCTCCATCCGATAAAGTTCTGCCTGGTATGAATGCAGAAGTGAAAATTTCAACCAATTAA
- a CDS encoding MarR family transcriptional regulator: MRSLEFKWEVTNSIEMQIFRIRKKLRAIVAKNLQPYGLTSPQFFILLILKKEGSIKSTDLADFLTVKPSAITVFVDKLVEMDYVKRQPSEKDRRVINLELKEAGIEILGKVLAEHNRSIGKNFNSFTEEELQDLMVKLETIEKAADQNLLDD, encoded by the coding sequence GTGAGAAGTCTGGAATTTAAATGGGAAGTAACGAATAGTATAGAAATGCAGATTTTTCGGATCAGGAAGAAGCTTCGTGCCATCGTAGCGAAAAACCTTCAGCCTTATGGATTAACGTCGCCTCAGTTTTTCATATTACTGATATTAAAAAAAGAGGGATCGATTAAATCGACAGATTTGGCTGACTTTTTGACCGTAAAGCCAAGTGCGATCACTGTATTTGTAGACAAGCTGGTCGAAATGGATTATGTGAAGCGGCAGCCCTCTGAAAAGGACCGCAGGGTCATAAACCTTGAATTGAAAGAGGCGGGAATCGAGATTCTGGGAAAAGTCCTTGCGGAGCATAACCGTTCGATAGGGAAGAACTTCAATTCATTCACGGAAGAAGAACTGCAAGATCTTATGGTTAAATTGGAAACGATTGAAAAGGCGGCAGATCAAAACCTTTTGGATGATTGA
- a CDS encoding aromatic acid exporter family protein, with the protein MKFGARILKTGIAIVLALYLSELLNLPAPVLSGIAAIFAIQPTIYRSYQTVLEQVQGNIIGALVAVSFVLLFGNDIFIIGLAVMVVITINLKLKMDKTIVLSIVTVIAIMESQDGEFLNFAFIRLSSVLLGIVSSFIVNLVFLPPKYEAKLYTRITDVSEDILKWIRISTRHATEHTLLKKDISRLKAELLDLEHIYSMYKEEREYFKKNSLAKARKLVIYRQMIITTKKAFETLKRIHKFENEIYQMPEDFQRSIFHQLDSLIRKHEQLILLHIEKIKSIGEIEDWDQDCLSRKELLAHFFEQQNHVDEMHDNLGHLSARLVPLISSVIEYDEQLEHLEKLIVSFQSFHKEENEISVQYEED; encoded by the coding sequence ATGAAGTTTGGTGCCCGCATTCTCAAAACAGGAATAGCAATCGTTTTAGCGCTTTATCTTTCGGAATTGCTTAACCTGCCTGCTCCTGTCCTTTCTGGGATTGCTGCAATTTTTGCCATACAGCCGACCATTTACCGTTCATACCAAACGGTGCTGGAGCAAGTACAAGGAAATATCATTGGTGCGTTGGTTGCTGTCTCCTTCGTTTTGCTGTTCGGAAATGATATTTTTATAATCGGCCTTGCCGTAATGGTTGTCATTACCATCAATTTAAAATTGAAAATGGATAAAACGATTGTCCTTTCCATCGTGACGGTAATCGCCATCATGGAAAGCCAGGACGGGGAATTCCTGAATTTTGCCTTTATACGTCTCTCCTCCGTTTTGCTTGGTATCGTTTCATCCTTTATCGTGAATCTCGTATTCCTTCCACCCAAGTATGAAGCAAAGCTGTATACACGGATTACCGATGTGTCGGAAGATATCTTGAAATGGATCAGGATCAGCACAAGGCATGCTACAGAACACACCTTATTGAAGAAAGACATCAGCCGGCTGAAAGCGGAATTGTTAGATTTGGAACATATCTATTCCATGTACAAAGAGGAACGGGAATATTTCAAGAAGAACAGTTTAGCTAAAGCCCGGAAGCTTGTCATTTACCGGCAGATGATCATTACAACGAAAAAAGCGTTTGAAACCTTGAAGCGAATCCATAAATTCGAGAATGAAATCTATCAAATGCCTGAAGATTTCCAGCGGAGTATCTTCCACCAGCTTGATTCCTTGATCCGCAAGCATGAGCAGTTGATTTTATTGCATATCGAAAAAATCAAATCGATCGGGGAGATTGAGGATTGGGACCAGGATTGCTTAAGTCGGAAAGAGCTGCTAGCCCACTTTTTTGAACAGCAAAATCATGTCGATGAAATGCATGATAATCTCGGCCACCTTTCTGCCCGTCTTGTACCATTGATTTCTTCCGTCATCGAATATGATGAGCAGTTGGAGCATCTTGAAAAGCTGATCGTCAGCTTTCAGTCCTTCCATAAGGAAGAAAACGAAATTTCTGTCCAGTATGAAGAAGATTAA
- a CDS encoding IS1182 family transposase, translating to MLSKHDSIQRDQLEMITLDQLVPPNHLVRKMEAAIDFTFIYDLVKDMYSEVGRPSIDPVILVKLTFIQYTFGIRSMRKTIEEVETNMAYRWFLGYGFHDKVPHFSTFGKNYERRFKDTDLFEQIFCRILMTAANKKVISVEHVFVDSTHVKASANKRKFEKKIVRKETRAYQGRLQEEINQDRENHGKKPFPPDKFDKEETKAIKESTTDPESGYYVKDERTKQFAYSFHAAADGNGFVLGTIVTPGNTHDSHILEPLVEQVIEKVGKPEAVAADAAYKTPAITSYLFNKEITPALPYTRPRTKEGFFRKHDYVYDEHFDCYLCPSGETLKYSTTNKEGYREYKSPKQICATCSFLSRCTESKDHQKVVTRHIWQAYVEEADHLRHHQEVKPIYAKRKETIERVFADAKEKHGMRWTTLRGLKKLSMQAMLTFAAMNLKKMATWTWQGPKTA from the coding sequence ATGCTTTCTAAACATGATTCTATTCAGCGAGATCAACTTGAAATGATTACTTTAGATCAACTGGTGCCACCGAACCATTTGGTTCGTAAAATGGAGGCTGCCATTGACTTCACTTTCATTTATGACTTGGTGAAAGATATGTACTCAGAGGTAGGACGCCCAAGTATTGATCCAGTTATTTTAGTTAAACTGACTTTCATTCAATATACCTTCGGTATTCGTTCCATGCGTAAAACGATTGAAGAAGTTGAAACCAATATGGCTTATCGTTGGTTCTTAGGCTATGGTTTCCATGATAAAGTGCCTCATTTCTCTACGTTCGGAAAAAATTATGAGCGACGCTTTAAAGATACAGACCTGTTTGAACAGATTTTCTGTCGCATTTTAATGACAGCTGCTAATAAAAAGGTAATAAGTGTAGAACACGTTTTCGTGGATTCCACACATGTGAAAGCCAGTGCGAATAAACGGAAATTTGAAAAGAAAATCGTTCGTAAAGAAACACGAGCGTATCAAGGACGTCTTCAAGAAGAAATCAATCAAGATCGTGAAAACCACGGAAAGAAGCCTTTTCCACCAGATAAATTTGATAAGGAAGAAACCAAAGCAATTAAAGAAAGTACTACGGATCCTGAGAGTGGCTACTATGTGAAAGATGAACGAACAAAACAGTTTGCCTATTCATTCCATGCGGCCGCAGACGGCAACGGTTTTGTATTGGGAACGATTGTAACACCTGGTAATACACATGACAGTCATATTTTGGAGCCACTTGTTGAGCAAGTGATTGAGAAAGTTGGAAAACCAGAAGCAGTTGCCGCAGATGCAGCTTATAAAACACCAGCGATTACAAGCTACCTATTTAACAAAGAAATCACACCTGCTTTACCCTATACACGTCCTCGTACAAAAGAAGGATTCTTTCGCAAACATGACTATGTTTACGATGAACACTTTGATTGTTACCTTTGCCCTTCGGGAGAAACTTTAAAGTACTCAACAACAAATAAAGAGGGCTATCGCGAGTACAAATCGCCCAAACAAATTTGTGCAACATGCTCATTTTTATCACGGTGTACGGAAAGCAAAGACCATCAAAAAGTAGTGACACGGCATATCTGGCAAGCATATGTGGAAGAAGCAGATCATCTGCGTCATCATCAAGAGGTAAAACCTATATATGCGAAACGCAAAGAAACGATTGAGCGTGTATTCGCAGATGCAAAAGAAAAGCATGGTATGCGTTGGACTACTTTAAGGGGACTTAAAAAATTGTCGATGCAGGCGATGCTTACTTTCGCTGCCATGAATTTAAAGAAGATGGCCACTTGGACATGGCAAGGTCCTAAAACGGCTTAA